The genomic stretch TTAAGAGGTCATTGGATAAAGATTGATTGAGTAACGTTGAGATCATTGCTtatcatattataaaaatataacctTAATGTTGTCCTTaagagttttaatttttttttctttttaagcagTCAAAAATTTGAGAGTTTTAAGACCTATTAAAAtcctaaaaattattttataatatttttttattaaaaaataatctaaaatatgATGCTATTCAATCTTTTTTTAGaattaatataaaaatcattttataataattttgtcTCATTaagaaaaaactttttttttttttttttctgatcctaGTGTAGCCTGCCTTTTTAGTCTTGCATCTTAGAGAAATAGATGCTTTGTCTTAGTCTTCGGGCTTAAGTATATTTCGTATTAGATGATCAtcctttttattttctcttttttttttattattatagtatAAGAAATTGCATTCTCTTCGTATTCAAATTTTAGCTTGGCGTCGAGTCAGTTTTCCTATTTTTTATTCAGATTTTGACTCTCACTTAGTGTCTATCCCTTTGGTTCATTTTTATTCATTCAAATCCTATTTTGACCAATTCGatcatttttattttgaacttattTAGATAAGATCTTATCCACTATCAAAGATTAacatatattaaattaaatatcaaTTTAATTTAGAAACTTAAATTATTCGATCGTGGATCAATCATAAGCATAGTGCAGATAACATTACTCCCTCAATCCCACTATTTCTCTTTTGTCTCACATACCCAAAAATCTTGACCTTTAATACCCAAAGTTTTTGCTTTTACTAATTCCATGTTATCGGATAAAGTCGTACGCGAAGGAAGGTGGTGGACTCACCCGTCTGCTGACGCTTGCTTCATCGCAATGCTGTGCGGAGCAAATCGGAGGAAGCAGATACAAGTCTCCATCCGATTAGTTGTCAGGTTTTGGAGTCATCTCCTACGGATGAGTTCATCTTGTTGCCTATACTAATGTAATTGTTGGTTTCCGGGGGCGGCCGGCGGCAGACTGCAGCAGCCGAGCCCACACGATCGGATCATGGCTTCCTCCTCCTCACCCATCATccacctggacttctcggtcggcTTTGTTGATCTTTGATGCTTCTTGGTCTTATGCTCTTTGGACTCTTGGGATGCCCAGCTAGCTCTGAAAGATCCGAGTTTATATCGGATTCGGATAGCTTTtgggtttatttatttatttatttatttgatttgattttagaTGAGTCCACGTAAGAAAATAGGTATCTGAGTCGGATTTACTTTATCACGTGgacatcaaatcaaatcaaatcgatgTGACGCGGCACTAGATCATTTTGCCACTTGCCATAGGTCATGCACGATCATGGTTTCTCGGTGCCTGCGACCGTTTTGGCGTGGCATGAGAGCTCGGTGACCCCAATTATGCGTCGAGAGGTCGACGACGATGGACGAGACGTCGACCGCTGATCTTATGGTCACTTCATCATCAAGGCCTAGAAATCTAGCTTAAATGTTCTTGCATCTTTGGATTTGCTCGAAAGAAGTGGGTTACGTTGGATTAGAAGACTCGGTAATTCCAATTAGCGGACGCTATAGCGCTGTTGGTGATCACGAAATCGAAGCCAGCATTGCTGCTAGATACGGACAAAGCGCTCCGAGGGATGGATCCCATGTGCTCTGTTTCTTAAAGATAGGTGATAAGATTCTTCCAAGTGGTCGGTCGTCGTTTACAGCCCTCTCCACCGCGGTCGAGCCACTGCCCGCCATGGAACAAGACAAAAGCACGAGGTGGCCTCCTCCCCCGGTCTTCAAAGTCCCGACCCAGTGCAGCGAGAAGCCCGAGGCGGAGTCTCCATGGGCGCCCCCAGGCCCGCAGCCAAAGCACCTCCGAACAGGAAGTCCACCACCCTCCGTTGCCTCTTCGACCTGGACGCCGTCGCCCACGACGTCCCCCTGCCGCCCCCCTCCGCTGATGCCGAGGTCGACGAGCTTCTTTCCTCGATATCCCGCTGCGCCGACCCGACGTTGGAGTCGCCGTCGCAGCAGCAGGAGGTCAAGCGCCAGCAGCTGTCCCGTGTGCTCTCCGCCGTCCGGGGCGCCACGCGGCCGCTCGACGACACGGTGTGGCCTCCCCTCGTCTTCATGCTCTCCGCCAACCTCTTCCGCCCGCTGCCCCCGCCGGCGAGCCCCTGCTTGCCGCCGGACCTGTACGAGGAGGACGGCCTCGCGATGAGCCTTGCCCCCTCGTGGCCGCACCTGCACATCGTCTACGACATCCTGGCGGCGCTGGTGGCAAGCGCCGACGCCAAGGTCCTGTGCAGGCACCTCGACCGCGCCTTCCTCCGCGGCCTCCTCGCTCTGTTCCAGTCCGAGGACCCGCGGGAGCGCAACCGCCTCAAGAACGTGTTCCACGAGCTCTACTCCAAGCTCGCCTCCGACCGCTCCTTCATGCGGAAGTCCATGAACAACGTGCTCCTCCGCTACGTGTTCGACGGGGAGCGGCATTACGGCATCGGGGAGCTGCTGGAGATATGGGGCAGCATCATCAACGGGTTCGCTGTGCCGCTCAAGGAGGAGCACAGGCTGTTCCTGATGAGGGTGCTGCTGCCGCTGCACAAACCCAGGGGGATCGGCGCCTACCACCGGCAGCTGTCCTATTGCGTGACCCAGTTCGTGCACAAGGAGCCGGGCCTCGGGGAGGAGGTGGTGAAGGGCATCTTGAAGCGTTGGCCTGTCACCAATTGCCAGAAAGAGGTGCTGCTTCTCGGGGAGCTGGAAGACCTGTTGGAGAGCTTGGATCCCCCGCAGTTCGAGAGGCTGGCGCCGCCGCTCTGCGCTCGGATCGCCCGGTGCTCAAACAGCGCCAGCTCTCAGGTGATGATGCCCTGTTGCCTTGTTGTTCTAAAGACAATAGCTCAACATCCTGCAATTACAATAACAGTATCTCAATATCCGTAGTTGTGTCCTTTCCTTCCTGACATCTAAAGCTTGGGGATTACCGGTAACCCAATCAAGAAGGTATCAGAGTAAATCATGAGTCTAAAACTCGAATCCGCCTCTCTTTTTCGTATGGTATTTGATTAACATTCTTGCGACGCCATTATCTTTAATTAGTCCTGATCTGGCTTGCGTGTGAGAGAGGATGTTAGAGTTCGATATACGTCTGGAAAGTAGCAGTCACTATGAATCGTAGGCATCCAAATCCTTTGGCGTGACAACTATGAGTTCTAGACATCTACCATCCTTCCCtcgaccgaagaagaagaagaagaagtaatccCGCTTTTTCGCGAATGGATAGTTTAATCATGGTATGATAGAATAGAACCATCATGTATGCCTTGTCATCTCTGCTTCCAATGAAATGTTCATCTGCTGCAATTTTCACTGATTTCATCATACGCCATTAGTTCGATGAATTATCTTCCTTCACTTAATTTATTGAACAATTATCCACAATCGGACTGATGTTGACTCCTGATCGATGTGCTTAGTGCATTAGTCAAAGTTCAAACCGTAAGATCTAAACTCTGGAGCACTTCAAAATGCCACATTTCACCGGGAGAGTAAAATGTGGCATTTTCTTTTTGCCGATAATAATTGTGGGTGCGATCTTCATATACTGTTAGGAACAACGATAGACAAATATCACCATGAAAGTGAACCATGAACTTAGTGGTTTAATCGTGGTATGATATAATAGAATCATGATTTATGCCTTGTCATCTCTGCTTTAGAACCTTCCAATGGAAGGTTCATCTGCAGCAATTTTCATTGATTTCCTTGAACTGTTGTTACAGTAGTATACGTAAATGGACTTTTGTTGATTCCTGATGGATTTACCAAGCACATTGGTCAGAGCACCCAATTTTTCTTTCTGATGACAATTGTGCAAACCTGAACTGAGACTTTTACGTCCATTCTTTTGTTTCCTACaataaatctataattttttacTTGTTCAGGTAGCAGAAAGAGCGTTGTACGTATGGAACAGCGAACGGTTTGTGAAGATGGCATCACAGTCCTGGGAACAAGTTCTTCCTGGCATAGTTGAGTGCATTGAGAGGAACCTGAGATGGCACTGGAGCAAGTCGGTGCAGCACCTGACTACATCTGTGAAGAGCATGCTCGAGGAAATGGAGCCGGTGTTGTACTCCAGATATCAACTTGAGCTTGACCACAAGGAATCAGTGATGATCCAGGAAGAGACCAAGAGGAAGATAAGGTGGGAGAGGCTGGAGATGGCTGGCTGCTAAGGTTAACAAATCAAACCTAATGCTCCATGTTTGTGCAGGTGTATATATACTTGATGATTCTAAAGATACAGAGAAGCTTAacttttgttctttgtttcttctGATTTTTGAGGTCACATGATGAGAGGAAGTCAACTCAAACATTTACATCTCTCTCTGAAGTCAGTAGTAGTAACTTATTGTGAACATACCTCCTGTTTCAGTCTGAAGCTGTCACCAAAATCAACACTGGTGCTCCTAAACATCAAGGTGTGCCAAACTTGTGACCAACTAAGGAAATGTGGAGCATATgttttcttgattcttttctCTTCCTGTAATAGATTCTTGGAGTTGGAACTgtctatactctctctctctctctctctctctctctctctctctctctctcttgcatctTGGCTGGATTTTGGTCATCATTTGTCCTTGTTCTACTATGAGAATTGGAAATCTACAGAATGTGTGTGTGGTGTGTAGTTGCTTCTCGTGGT from Musa acuminata AAA Group cultivar baxijiao chromosome BXJ1-3, Cavendish_Baxijiao_AAA, whole genome shotgun sequence encodes the following:
- the LOC135614530 gene encoding serine/threonine protein phosphatase 2A 57 kDa regulatory subunit B' beta isoform-like, coding for MGAPRPAAKAPPNRKSTTLRCLFDLDAVAHDVPLPPPSADAEVDELLSSISRCADPTLESPSQQQEVKRQQLSRVLSAVRGATRPLDDTVWPPLVFMLSANLFRPLPPPASPCLPPDLYEEDGLAMSLAPSWPHLHIVYDILAALVASADAKVLCRHLDRAFLRGLLALFQSEDPRERNRLKNVFHELYSKLASDRSFMRKSMNNVLLRYVFDGERHYGIGELLEIWGSIINGFAVPLKEEHRLFLMRVLLPLHKPRGIGAYHRQLSYCVTQFVHKEPGLGEEVVKGILKRWPVTNCQKEVLLLGELEDLLESLDPPQFERLAPPLCARIARCSNSASSQVAERALYVWNSERFVKMASQSWEQVLPGIVECIERNLRWHWSKSVQHLTTSVKSMLEEMEPVLYSRYQLELDHKESVMIQEETKRKIRWERLEMAGC